Proteins co-encoded in one Quercus robur chromosome 8, dhQueRobu3.1, whole genome shotgun sequence genomic window:
- the LOC126696894 gene encoding uncharacterized protein LOC126696894: MEETEDMFESSLNLEEIHFKEGYAEGYGHGLDQGKEEGQQVGLKVGFEGGEELGFYRGCINVWNSVIQVDPTRFSDRVQKMIKQMDELVAKYPVMDPENESIQEVMDGLRLKFRAVCATLNVKLEYIGYPKTAQDSEF, from the coding sequence ATGGAGGAGACAGAGGACATGTTTGAGTCCTCTCTAAACCTAGAAGAGATACACTTCAAGGAAGGCTATGCTGAGGGCTACGGGCATGGCCTAGACCAAGGCAAAGAGGAGGGTCAACAAGTGGGCCTAAAAGTGGGCTTCGAGGGTGGTGAGGAACTCGGGTTCTATCGAGGTTGCATCAATGTCTGGAACTCAGTGATCCAGGTCGACCCAACACGATTCTCAGATCGAGTCCAGAAAATGATCAAGCAAATGGACGAGTTGGTTGCAAAATATCCAGTCATGGACCCAGAGAACGAGAGCATCCAAGAGGTGATGGATGGGTTGAGACTCAAGTTCAGGGCAGTTTGTGCTACACTCAATGTCAAATTGGAGTATATTGGGTATCCCAAAACAGCGCAAGATTctgagttttga
- the LOC126696893 gene encoding 50S ribosomal protein L3, chloroplastic — MAILSVSISATIPNSHISRSNVSLKTSFLNNPLVNLKFLGAPNSKKNGMVVRMSYEAGVGVMATKLGMMSFFEPNGKVVPVTVVGFKEGNIVTQVKTEATDGYNSVQVGYRRVRDRKLTKPEMGHLQKAGAIPMRHLQEFRLVSVDGFEANQRLVFDDLFKEGDLVDVAGTTIGKGFQGGIKRHHFKRGPMTHGSKSHRALGSIGAGTTPGHVYKGKKMPGRMGGTKRKIRKLKIVKVDNDLNVVMIKGAVPGKPGNLLRITPAKIVGKNIPKS, encoded by the exons ATGGCAATTTTGTCTGTATCAATTTCAGCAACAATCCCAAATTCCCACATTTCTCGCAGCAATGTTTCTCTGAAAACCAGTTTTCTCAACAACCCACTtgtcaatttgaaatttttaggaGCCCCCAACAGCAAAAAGAATGGTATGGTTGTGAGGATGAGCTATGAGGCCGGTGTGGGAGTAATGGCAACGAAGCTAGGCATGATGAGCTTCTTCGAGCCCAATGGCAAGGTTGTTCCAGTCACTGTGGTGGGGTTTAAGGAAGGAAACATTGTGACCCAGGTGAAAACTGAGGCTACTGATGGCTACAACAGTGTCCAAGTTGGGTACAGAAGGGTCAGGGACCGCAAGCTCACAAAGCCAGAGATGGGTCATTTGCAGAAAGCGGGTGCTATTCCTATGCGCCATTTGCAGGAGTTTCGTTTGGTTTCTGTGGATGGGTTTGAGGCTAACCAGAGGCTTGTGTTTGATGATCTTTTCAAGGAGGGTGATCTTGTTGATGTGGCTGGCACCACCATTGGAAAGGGTTTTCaag GTGGAATCAAGCGACACCACTTCAAAAGGGGTCCAATGACCCATGGTTCCAAGAGTCACAGAGCTCTTGGATCCATTGGTGCTGGAACAACACCAGGTCATGTATacaaaggaaagaagatgcCTGGTAGGATGGGAGGAACcaagagaaaaatcagaaagcTTAAGATTGTCAAAGTTGACAACGATCTTAATGTTGTCATGATTAAAGGTGCTGTCCCTGGTAAGCCTGGAAATCTTTTGCGTATAACTCCAGCAAAGATTGTAGGGAAGAACATACCAAAGAGTTAA